A window from Halomicrobium urmianum encodes these proteins:
- a CDS encoding multicopper oxidase domain-containing protein: MTDNIGAPGTDMSRRDFVKATGLAGTAAVAGCQAPAATVEQEGQSAVDSTPKQVDSNLPTTSPPEVVNVDEQGGQVTISTVNARHQAHPGEKMGGPVELPKVWAFQADDREPSVPGPILRTTEGEDMQVTLDNTDADMPHTLHFHGARKTWENDGVPTTTGITVKPGEKHTYEIPANVPGTHFYHCHFQTQRHVDMGMYGIFRVDPEGYEPADQEVFMTLKDWDSRLNRMMAGGDASYSPRNRNPDVFTINGKSAPRTLHPEDGSPIIVSQGDTVRVHMVNAGYMSHPMHTHNHRFRVVEKDGGTIPEAARHDEDICNVAPAERKTIEFEADADPGIYLMHCHKVNHAMNGTTYPGGMVGGIVYEEAMDTDVFAQLMDYAGYEG, from the coding sequence ATGACCGATAACATCGGTGCCCCCGGAACGGACATGAGTCGCCGCGATTTCGTGAAAGCCACTGGCCTCGCCGGTACCGCCGCCGTCGCGGGGTGCCAGGCGCCGGCCGCGACCGTCGAGCAGGAGGGGCAGTCGGCCGTCGACTCGACGCCCAAACAGGTCGACAGCAACCTCCCGACCACGTCGCCGCCGGAGGTCGTCAACGTCGACGAGCAGGGCGGCCAGGTGACCATCTCGACCGTCAACGCCCGCCACCAGGCTCACCCCGGCGAGAAGATGGGCGGCCCCGTCGAGCTCCCCAAGGTGTGGGCGTTCCAGGCTGACGACCGCGAGCCCAGCGTGCCCGGTCCCATCCTCCGGACGACCGAGGGTGAGGACATGCAGGTGACGCTGGACAACACGGACGCCGACATGCCCCACACGCTGCACTTCCACGGGGCCCGCAAGACCTGGGAGAACGACGGCGTCCCGACGACGACGGGCATCACCGTCAAGCCGGGCGAGAAGCACACCTACGAGATCCCCGCGAACGTCCCGGGGACGCACTTCTACCACTGCCACTTCCAGACGCAGCGCCACGTCGACATGGGCATGTACGGCATCTTCCGGGTCGACCCCGAGGGGTACGAGCCGGCCGACCAGGAGGTGTTCATGACGCTCAAGGACTGGGACTCCCGGCTCAACCGGATGATGGCCGGCGGCGACGCCTCCTACAGCCCGCGTAACCGCAACCCCGACGTGTTCACCATCAACGGCAAGAGCGCGCCCCGGACGCTCCACCCCGAGGACGGCTCGCCGATCATCGTCTCGCAGGGCGACACCGTCCGCGTCCACATGGTCAACGCCGGCTACATGAGCCACCCCATGCACACGCACAACCACCGCTTCCGGGTGGTCGAGAAGGACGGCGGGACCATCCCCGAGGCCGCGCGCCACGACGAGGACATCTGCAACGTCGCCCCGGCCGAGCGCAAGACCATCGAGTTCGAGGCCGACGCCGACCCCGGCATCTACCTCATGCACTGCCACAAGGTCAACCACGCCATGAACGGCACCACCTACCCCGGCGGTATGGTCGGCGGCATCGTCTACGAGGAGGCGATGGACACCGACGTCTTCGCCCAGCTGATGGACTACGCCGGCTACGAAGGCTGA
- the purL gene encoding phosphoribosylformylglycinamidine synthase subunit PurL: MSLSDRDHDLVVEELGREPTPAEAALFENLWSEHCAYRSSRPLLGAFDSEGDQVVVGPGDDAAVVALPTHGDGDETYVTMGIESHNHPSYVDPFDGAATGVGGIVRDTMSMGAYPIALADCLYFGDFDREHSRYLLDGVVEGISHYGNCIGVPTVAGSTAFHDDYEGNPLVNVSCVGLIDDPDRMITAEAQEPGNKLVLVGNATGRDGLGGASFASEDLAEDAETEDRPAVQVGDPYAEKLLIECNEALLDEDLIESARDLGAAGLGGASSELVAKGGLGAEIELTNVHEREPNMNAVEYLLAESQERMCYEVAPENVDRVRELAERFELGCSVIGEVTDTGRYVCTFDGETVVDADAEFLGEGAPMNDLPAEEPVEPERDLPDPAPDLAEAFEAVVGSPNTASKRWVYRQYDHEVGVRTSMRPGDDAAIVAVREAGTGLAFTAGADPNWTDAAPYEGARAVALENATNVAAKGAEPLAAVDCLNGGNPEKPDVYGGFKGVVDGLADMCSTLDVPVVGGNVSLYNDSQHGPIPPTPTLALVGAKEGYDAPPMSLSGEGDLLLIGAKAIEGDAEARLGGSEYLAQFGGTDRLPELPKDPDGLVSTVADVADDESTLATHDLSHGGLAVALAEMIHDEAGATVEVDAPSKGSAAELLFGEQPGRVVVETTDPAAVRQAFDGVAPVYDLGSADDSGRLNLTVNGESLSYDAADVADLRDVIERELD, encoded by the coding sequence ATGAGCCTGTCCGATCGGGACCACGACCTCGTGGTCGAGGAACTCGGCCGGGAGCCCACCCCGGCCGAGGCGGCCCTCTTCGAGAACCTCTGGAGCGAGCACTGCGCCTATCGATCCTCGCGACCGCTGCTGGGCGCGTTCGACTCCGAAGGCGACCAGGTCGTCGTCGGGCCCGGCGACGACGCCGCCGTCGTCGCGCTGCCGACCCACGGCGACGGCGACGAGACCTACGTCACGATGGGCATCGAGAGCCACAACCACCCCTCGTACGTCGACCCGTTCGACGGCGCCGCGACCGGAGTCGGCGGCATCGTCCGGGACACGATGTCGATGGGCGCCTACCCCATCGCGCTGGCGGACTGCCTGTACTTCGGCGACTTCGACCGCGAGCACTCCCGGTACCTGCTGGATGGCGTAGTCGAGGGGATCAGCCACTACGGCAACTGCATCGGCGTCCCCACCGTCGCCGGCAGCACCGCCTTCCACGACGACTACGAGGGCAACCCGCTCGTGAACGTCTCCTGCGTCGGCCTCATCGACGACCCCGACCGGATGATCACCGCCGAGGCCCAGGAGCCCGGTAACAAACTCGTGCTGGTCGGCAACGCCACCGGCCGCGACGGCCTGGGCGGGGCCTCTTTCGCCAGCGAGGACCTCGCCGAGGACGCCGAGACCGAGGACCGCCCCGCGGTTCAGGTCGGGGACCCCTACGCCGAGAAGCTCCTGATCGAGTGCAACGAGGCGCTGCTGGACGAGGACCTGATCGAGTCGGCCCGCGACCTCGGCGCGGCCGGCCTGGGCGGAGCCTCCTCCGAACTGGTCGCCAAGGGCGGACTGGGCGCCGAGATCGAGCTGACGAACGTCCACGAGCGCGAGCCCAACATGAACGCCGTGGAGTACCTGCTCGCCGAGAGCCAGGAGCGGATGTGCTACGAGGTCGCGCCGGAGAACGTGGATCGGGTCCGCGAGCTCGCCGAGCGCTTCGAGCTGGGCTGCTCGGTCATCGGCGAGGTCACCGACACGGGCCGGTACGTCTGCACGTTCGACGGCGAGACGGTCGTCGACGCCGACGCCGAGTTCCTCGGTGAGGGCGCGCCGATGAACGACCTGCCCGCCGAGGAACCGGTCGAGCCCGAGCGGGACCTGCCCGATCCCGCACCCGATCTGGCGGAGGCCTTCGAGGCCGTCGTCGGGAGCCCGAACACCGCCTCGAAACGGTGGGTCTACCGCCAATACGACCACGAGGTCGGCGTCCGGACCTCGATGCGGCCGGGCGACGACGCCGCGATCGTGGCGGTCCGGGAGGCCGGCACGGGCCTAGCGTTCACGGCCGGTGCGGACCCCAACTGGACCGACGCGGCCCCCTACGAGGGCGCCCGCGCCGTCGCGCTGGAGAACGCCACCAACGTCGCCGCCAAGGGCGCCGAGCCCCTGGCCGCCGTCGACTGCCTGAACGGCGGCAACCCCGAGAAGCCCGACGTCTACGGCGGGTTCAAGGGCGTCGTCGACGGCCTCGCGGACATGTGCTCGACGCTCGACGTGCCCGTCGTCGGCGGCAACGTCTCGCTGTACAACGACTCTCAGCACGGGCCTATCCCGCCGACGCCGACGCTCGCGCTCGTCGGCGCCAAGGAGGGCTACGACGCGCCGCCGATGTCGCTGTCCGGCGAGGGCGACCTCCTGCTGATCGGCGCGAAGGCCATCGAGGGCGACGCCGAGGCGCGGCTGGGCGGCTCCGAGTACCTCGCGCAGTTCGGCGGCACCGACCGCCTCCCCGAACTCCCGAAGGACCCGGACGGACTCGTCAGCACGGTCGCCGACGTCGCCGACGACGAGTCGACGCTGGCGACCCACGACCTGAGCCACGGCGGCCTCGCCGTCGCGCTCGCCGAGATGATTCACGACGAGGCCGGCGCGACCGTCGAGGTGGATGCGCCGAGCAAGGGCAGCGCCGCCGAGCTCCTCTTCGGCGAGCAGCCCGGCCGCGTCGTCGTCGAGACGACCGACCCCGCCGCCGTGCGACAGGCCTTCGACGGCGTCGCCCCGGTGTACGACCTGGGCAGCGCCGACGACAGCGGCCGCCTGAACCTGACGGTCAACGGCGAGTCGCTTTCCTACGACGCCGCGGACGTGGCCGACCTCCGCGACGTCATCGAGCGAGAACTGGACTGA
- a CDS encoding DUF4242 domain-containing protein, translated as MPLFMDVHRNVDASPEEVAAAHQKDLEAQDEYDVDFKQYWFDEDEGAVFCLFEAPDKEAGEKVHSEATGLIAEEIHEVQRGT; from the coding sequence ATGCCACTGTTCATGGACGTCCACAGGAACGTCGACGCGAGTCCCGAAGAAGTCGCCGCTGCCCACCAGAAGGATCTCGAAGCCCAGGACGAGTACGACGTAGATTTCAAGCAGTACTGGTTCGACGAGGACGAAGGCGCCGTGTTCTGCCTCTTCGAAGCTCCGGACAAAGAGGCGGGCGAGAAGGTCCACAGCGAGGCGACCGGACTGATCGCCGAGGAGATACACGAAGTGCAGCGAGGAACGTAA
- a CDS encoding DUF7550 family protein yields MDENDEGHEGEHEADRPDYDPEHPEVPDREPPLRETAPQSDFTMGQVATGFVVLAVGLAVVFGLSVALV; encoded by the coding sequence ATGGACGAGAACGACGAGGGCCACGAAGGCGAACACGAGGCGGACCGCCCCGACTACGATCCGGAGCACCCAGAGGTCCCGGACCGTGAACCCCCGCTGCGGGAGACGGCGCCCCAGAGCGACTTCACGATGGGTCAGGTCGCGACCGGCTTCGTCGTGCTCGCGGTCGGCCTGGCTGTGGTGTTCGGTCTGTCGGTCGCTCTGGTCTGA
- a CDS encoding S1C family serine protease, translated as MSSSVRSIAIALVAVVALSGAAAPALGSTAAQANAQQQASPGSCDYVSLYDETIGSVVSIQTDAGIGSGYVYETGGNGSAIVVTNAHVVGESDEVTVQFTRGESVTGTVVGSDTGTDLAAVRINESPEYAQALPTAASQPSHGTPVAALGNPFGLEGTITQGIVSGLNRSLPTRQGPPIPDTVQTDAAISSGNSGGPLVNCQGEVVGVNTAGIAAPGAENIGFAISSEIVQRVVPNLVESGEFDQPYLGIGVAQVTPAVAEANDLNRTTGVYVASVDEGGPSAGALQGAAELAVVDGQRVPVGGDVIVGVAGQEVRGIEDLSSILLTETEPGENVSITVVRDGQRTNVTVTAGERPDPDARRTGGLPAAPSQS; from the coding sequence ATGTCCTCGTCAGTACGATCGATAGCTATCGCGCTGGTCGCCGTCGTCGCGCTGAGCGGCGCGGCCGCGCCGGCGCTCGGGAGCACAGCCGCACAGGCGAACGCCCAGCAGCAGGCATCACCGGGAAGCTGCGACTACGTGTCGCTGTACGACGAGACGATCGGCTCCGTCGTCTCGATCCAGACCGACGCCGGCATCGGCTCCGGCTACGTCTACGAGACCGGGGGGAACGGCTCGGCGATCGTCGTCACCAACGCCCACGTCGTCGGCGAGTCCGACGAGGTGACGGTCCAGTTCACCCGCGGCGAGTCGGTGACGGGGACCGTCGTCGGGAGCGACACCGGCACCGACCTGGCCGCCGTCCGCATCAACGAGAGCCCGGAGTACGCCCAGGCGCTGCCCACGGCGGCGTCCCAGCCCAGCCACGGAACGCCCGTGGCCGCGCTCGGCAATCCCTTCGGCCTCGAGGGGACGATCACGCAGGGCATCGTCAGCGGCCTCAACCGCTCGCTGCCGACCCGGCAGGGCCCGCCGATCCCGGACACCGTCCAGACGGACGCCGCGATCAGTTCCGGCAACAGCGGCGGCCCGCTGGTCAACTGCCAGGGTGAGGTCGTCGGCGTCAACACGGCCGGCATCGCCGCGCCCGGCGCCGAGAACATCGGCTTCGCCATCTCCTCGGAGATCGTCCAGCGGGTGGTCCCGAACCTCGTCGAGTCCGGCGAGTTCGACCAGCCGTACCTCGGCATCGGCGTCGCCCAGGTGACGCCGGCGGTCGCCGAGGCCAACGACCTGAACCGGACTACCGGCGTCTACGTCGCGTCGGTCGACGAGGGCGGTCCCTCCGCCGGTGCGCTCCAGGGGGCCGCGGAGCTCGCCGTCGTGGACGGCCAGCGCGTGCCCGTCGGAGGCGACGTCATCGTCGGCGTTGCGGGCCAGGAGGTCCGCGGCATAGAGGACCTCTCCTCGATCCTGCTGACCGAGACCGAACCGGGCGAGAACGTCTCGATCACCGTCGTTCGGGACGGCCAGCGGACCAACGTCACGGTGACGGCCGGCGAGCGTCCCGACCCGGACGCACGGAGGACGGGCGGCCTGCCCGCGGCGCCGTCCCAGAGCTGA
- the hisF gene encoding imidazole glycerol phosphate synthase subunit HisF translates to MTLTKRIIPCIDVDVDEEGNAAVYTGVNFENLQYTGDPVEMARKYNESGADEFVFLDITASADGRETMLGVVEAVADEVFIPLTVGGGIRTREDVKETLRAGADKVSINSGAIANPDLITEGARAFGSQCMVVSVDAKRRFDERGEYYAEVDGESCWFECTVKGGREGTGLDVIEWVTEAEERGAGELFVNSIDADGTEDGYDIPLTSAVCDAVSTPVIASSGCGGPEDAREVLQDAGADAALAASIFHFDEYSIREVKEYLDDHGVPVRL, encoded by the coding sequence ATGACGCTCACCAAGCGAATCATCCCCTGTATCGATGTCGACGTCGACGAGGAGGGGAACGCCGCCGTCTACACGGGTGTCAACTTCGAGAACCTGCAGTACACGGGCGATCCGGTGGAGATGGCACGGAAGTACAACGAGTCCGGGGCCGACGAGTTCGTCTTCCTCGACATCACCGCCAGCGCCGACGGCCGGGAGACGATGCTGGGCGTCGTCGAGGCCGTCGCCGACGAGGTGTTCATCCCGCTGACCGTCGGCGGCGGCATCCGCACCCGCGAAGACGTCAAGGAGACCCTGCGGGCCGGCGCCGACAAGGTGTCGATCAACTCCGGCGCCATCGCCAACCCCGACCTGATCACCGAGGGCGCCCGCGCGTTCGGTAGCCAGTGCATGGTCGTCTCCGTCGACGCCAAGCGCCGCTTCGACGAGCGCGGCGAGTACTACGCCGAGGTCGACGGCGAGTCCTGCTGGTTCGAGTGCACCGTCAAGGGCGGCCGCGAGGGCACCGGCCTCGACGTGATCGAGTGGGTGACCGAGGCCGAGGAGCGGGGCGCCGGCGAGCTGTTCGTCAACTCCATCGACGCCGACGGCACCGAGGACGGCTACGACATCCCGCTGACCTCGGCCGTCTGCGACGCTGTCTCCACGCCCGTCATCGCCTCCTCCGGCTGCGGGGGCCCCGAGGACGCCCGTGAGGTCCTCCAGGACGCCGGTGCCGACGCCGCGCTCGCCGCCTCCATCTTCCACTTCGACGAGTACTCGATCCGCGAGGTCAAGGAGTACCTGGACGACCACGGCGTGCCGGTTCGTCTATAG
- a CDS encoding DUF2196 domain-containing protein has product MATNRPSEEDVRRGMTVKVVQNQENNDGEPLIGDVLHVVGDDDPGGVVVELESGVTGEVVEIHPDEGGGDVPQGGQGT; this is encoded by the coding sequence ATGGCGACCAACCGCCCCAGCGAGGAGGACGTCCGGCGCGGGATGACGGTCAAAGTCGTCCAGAACCAGGAGAACAACGACGGCGAGCCCCTGATCGGCGACGTCCTGCACGTCGTCGGCGACGACGATCCCGGCGGCGTGGTCGTCGAACTCGAATCCGGCGTGACGGGCGAGGTCGTCGAGATACACCCCGACGAGGGCGGCGGCGACGTCCCACAGGGCGGCCAGGGGACCTGA
- a CDS encoding DNA-directed RNA polymerase subunit L, with protein MDLRVIDKSDTELSIEIAGEDHTFMNVLKGALLETEGVQAATYDMNPEQSGGQTDPVLTIKTDADVDALDALEAGTDRVIEKTEDFEDAFEAAA; from the coding sequence ATGGACCTGCGCGTCATCGACAAGTCTGACACGGAGCTCTCTATCGAGATCGCCGGCGAGGACCACACGTTCATGAACGTCCTCAAGGGCGCGCTGCTGGAGACAGAGGGGGTACAGGCCGCGACGTACGACATGAACCCCGAGCAGTCCGGCGGCCAGACGGATCCGGTGCTGACGATCAAGACGGACGCCGACGTCGACGCGCTGGACGCGCTGGAGGCGGGGACAGACCGGGTCATCGAGAAGACGGAGGACTTCGAGGACGCGTTCGAGGCCGCGGCCTGA
- a CDS encoding C2H2-type zinc finger protein, which translates to MSDAHESDVRGRDVPADVDRAATDAHDYDVPTDEPVYRCDRCGRPFAREDWLRLHRGIDHPDALDDEEVETYRDAFADEQAEIRRFRLKALGALILIYFGLLMVYAVL; encoded by the coding sequence ATGAGCGACGCACACGAGTCCGACGTCCGTGGACGCGACGTCCCGGCCGACGTCGACCGCGCCGCGACCGACGCCCACGACTACGACGTCCCCACCGACGAACCGGTCTATCGCTGCGACCGCTGCGGCCGCCCGTTCGCCCGCGAGGACTGGCTCCGCCTCCACCGCGGGATCGACCACCCAGACGCCCTCGACGACGAGGAGGTCGAGACCTATCGCGACGCCTTCGCCGACGAACAGGCCGAAATCCGACGGTTCAGACTGAAGGCCCTGGGCGCGCTGATCCTGATCTACTTCGGCCTCCTGATGGTCTACGCGGTGCTCTAG
- a CDS encoding cytochrome c oxidase subunit 3, with protein sequence MTVAEDSSEDHGGHHLPAPEDWPRGFGEASWWPFITAAGAAGIYVAAGLFVLSMGDEPFVPSMYGAVAAVGSVGLFLFGLYGWLYHAFVVNFWERGTDKYSGSALRFAMVLFLGSEIGTFGAGFAYYFILRGSEVWSADLLPGHGSVLGPLVIANTIILVISSITLHWSHHKLLEGDRGSFVRWLGITLLLGIIFIGGQVYEYYEFIVAEGFTIAEGAYASAFYGLTGLHGLHVSLGAVLLGIVFVRAVYGQYSPERHTSVSTASMYWHFVDAVWIFLVVVLYVGATAL encoded by the coding sequence ATGACCGTTGCCGAAGACTCATCGGAGGACCACGGCGGCCACCACCTCCCCGCCCCGGAGGACTGGCCTCGCGGCTTCGGCGAGGCCAGCTGGTGGCCCTTCATCACCGCCGCGGGCGCGGCGGGCATCTACGTCGCCGCCGGCCTGTTCGTCCTCTCCATGGGAGACGAGCCGTTCGTGCCGTCCATGTACGGGGCCGTCGCCGCCGTCGGGAGCGTCGGGCTGTTCCTGTTCGGCCTCTACGGCTGGCTGTACCACGCCTTCGTGGTCAACTTCTGGGAGCGTGGGACCGACAAGTACTCCGGAAGCGCACTGCGCTTCGCCATGGTACTGTTCCTGGGAAGCGAGATCGGCACGTTCGGCGCCGGCTTCGCCTACTACTTCATCCTCCGCGGGAGCGAGGTCTGGAGCGCCGACCTGCTGCCCGGCCACGGGAGCGTCCTCGGACCGCTGGTGATCGCCAACACCATCATCCTGGTGATCAGTTCGATCACGCTCCACTGGTCCCACCACAAGCTCCTGGAGGGCGATCGCGGGAGCTTCGTCCGCTGGCTCGGCATCACGCTCCTGCTCGGTATCATCTTCATCGGCGGCCAGGTGTACGAGTACTACGAGTTCATCGTCGCCGAGGGCTTCACCATCGCCGAGGGCGCCTACGCCAGCGCGTTCTACGGCCTGACCGGCCTCCACGGCCTCCACGTCTCGCTGGGTGCCGTCCTCCTCGGAATCGTGTTCGTCCGCGCCGTCTACGGCCAGTACTCCCCCGAGCGGCACACCTCCGTCTCGACGGCCTCAATGTACTGGCACTTCGTCGACGCCGTCTGGATCTTCCTCGTCGTCGTCCTCTACGTCGGCGCGACCGCGCTGTGA
- a CDS encoding DUF7385 family protein translates to MDRLDVSNGFDVHEYRHGLKLIKEERDTMHLANREGFACPACGEPFDRLFVSERRENTFGDPGSPFCLVRTDEAVLLLTH, encoded by the coding sequence ATGGACCGGCTGGACGTCTCCAACGGCTTCGACGTCCACGAGTACCGTCACGGGCTGAAGCTGATCAAGGAGGAACGGGACACGATGCACCTCGCAAACCGCGAGGGCTTCGCCTGTCCGGCCTGCGGCGAGCCCTTCGACCGCCTGTTCGTCTCCGAACGACGCGAGAACACGTTCGGCGACCCCGGCAGCCCGTTCTGCCTCGTCCGTACCGACGAGGCGGTCCTGCTGTTGACCCACTGA
- a CDS encoding DUF1508 domain-containing protein, producing the protein MATETGTREGAYDGRLFELYTKYVSEPESRKDVYGYTLLVVGYVLAIGGMLVYLLGPTGAEVQQSTLFLVREVAAVPSALGLAFSLLGIVLLLPVTRRSLLGAVVGAIVSVAAVGLFVWYYPNHWHVGTPAYSGMIIALYTAGIALVAGVVIMVPVITGERSYFSETTEGHEYEHPEIMIGDADRGGLFTLFKRGQGWSWRFIDQSAVAASRTDFFSRLEAEESVEAVKDGIADAGLLEIKNAAFRLYESGDGAWQWYLMRDDGTAVAEGGSDFGSRDDADASINLVKDHGPDADTVVLDEATYDCYRTNGEWGWHLVDEDRNRLAVGTETHTDRADATTGLETFRDLSGDATDLVVESYGVELLADDDRWHWRMRDSAHRRVAASVPDYESKGVAENAVYDLLERLEAASVLDGDQPTYDVYQSGSNWAWRLVDENGRPVARGRDEMGAAEPATQAARTMRSLAGDADVVEIEDMEFETYRTADGWRWRLVTADREVHAESTDTYESEEAASRVVDRVREEAPDADLIEFDTAAFQVYEAEDGAWRWRLIDEDGNVMADSGQGEYDSKTDAMSAMTTLQENAPDAEHLEIETAAFEIFQDDRGWGWRLVDDIGDTIADGATRHDSEEGARQAMESLVDSVGDVDERRMADGIFQVYADDDDEWWWQFVRPNGTVHAEAARSFGTRHEVESAVEDVKPAAASAPVETIGRLAVLLDPEDWSWELVDEDRDRVAVGTVTYDDRDAAVDAVTDLQRHAADTTVYEIRDAAFDCYRSDDGWTWRLIDDDHDAIARAPETYGDLAAVEDAIDAVARAAPDAEFVDYDDAAFELYDDEDGWTWRLVDEDRAVIAAAASHYEDRQAAEDDLDEVHEEITGASVIEIDSAAFEFHNTDDGWRWRLVDEQGNELGESVETFETRAEAQEQLQTVKDLGPDAWVSIAE; encoded by the coding sequence ATGGCGACAGAGACTGGCACGCGGGAAGGGGCATACGACGGGCGGTTGTTCGAGTTGTACACGAAGTACGTCAGCGAACCGGAGTCGAGGAAGGACGTCTACGGGTACACGCTGCTGGTGGTGGGGTACGTGCTGGCCATCGGCGGTATGCTGGTGTACCTCCTCGGGCCGACCGGGGCGGAAGTTCAGCAGTCGACGCTGTTTCTGGTCAGGGAGGTCGCGGCGGTCCCCTCGGCGCTGGGGCTGGCGTTCTCGCTGCTGGGCATCGTCCTCCTGCTTCCGGTGACGCGACGGAGTCTCCTGGGGGCCGTCGTCGGCGCGATCGTCTCGGTGGCGGCCGTCGGGCTTTTCGTCTGGTACTATCCGAACCACTGGCACGTCGGGACGCCGGCCTACAGCGGGATGATCATCGCGCTGTACACGGCCGGCATCGCGCTGGTCGCGGGCGTCGTCATCATGGTGCCCGTGATCACTGGCGAGCGCAGCTACTTCTCGGAGACGACCGAGGGACACGAGTACGAACACCCGGAGATCATGATCGGCGACGCGGACCGCGGCGGCCTGTTCACCCTGTTCAAGCGCGGGCAGGGGTGGAGCTGGCGGTTCATCGACCAGAGCGCGGTCGCGGCCAGCCGAACGGACTTCTTCTCCCGGCTCGAGGCCGAGGAGTCCGTCGAGGCCGTCAAGGACGGCATCGCCGACGCGGGCCTGCTCGAGATAAAGAACGCCGCCTTCCGGCTCTACGAGTCCGGCGACGGGGCCTGGCAGTGGTACCTGATGCGCGACGACGGCACCGCGGTCGCCGAGGGCGGCAGCGACTTCGGCTCCCGCGACGACGCCGACGCCTCGATCAACCTCGTGAAGGACCACGGTCCCGACGCGGACACCGTCGTCCTCGACGAGGCCACCTACGACTGCTACCGCACCAACGGGGAGTGGGGCTGGCACCTCGTCGACGAGGACCGGAACCGGCTCGCCGTCGGTACGGAGACCCACACCGACCGCGCGGACGCGACGACCGGTCTCGAGACGTTCCGCGACCTCTCCGGCGACGCCACCGACCTCGTCGTCGAGTCCTACGGCGTCGAACTGCTGGCGGACGACGACCGCTGGCACTGGCGCATGCGCGACAGCGCCCACCGGCGCGTCGCCGCCAGTGTTCCCGACTACGAGTCCAAGGGCGTCGCGGAGAACGCGGTGTACGACCTGCTCGAGCGTCTGGAAGCCGCCAGTGTGCTCGACGGCGACCAGCCGACCTACGACGTCTACCAGTCCGGGAGCAACTGGGCGTGGCGCCTCGTCGACGAGAACGGCCGCCCCGTCGCCCGCGGTCGCGACGAGATGGGCGCGGCCGAACCGGCGACCCAGGCGGCCCGCACGATGCGCTCGCTGGCCGGCGACGCCGACGTGGTCGAGATCGAGGACATGGAGTTCGAGACCTACCGGACCGCCGACGGCTGGCGCTGGCGACTGGTCACGGCCGACCGCGAGGTCCACGCGGAGAGCACCGACACCTACGAGTCCGAGGAAGCGGCCTCCCGCGTCGTCGACCGCGTCCGCGAGGAGGCGCCCGACGCCGACCTCATCGAGTTCGACACCGCGGCGTTCCAGGTCTACGAGGCCGAGGACGGCGCGTGGCGCTGGCGGCTCATCGACGAGGACGGCAACGTCATGGCCGACAGCGGTCAGGGCGAGTACGACTCCAAGACCGACGCGATGAGCGCCATGACGACTCTCCAGGAGAACGCGCCCGACGCCGAACACCTCGAGATCGAGACCGCGGCCTTCGAGATCTTCCAGGACGACCGCGGCTGGGGCTGGCGGCTCGTCGACGACATCGGCGACACCATCGCCGACGGCGCCACCCGCCACGACTCCGAGGAGGGCGCCCGGCAGGCCATGGAGAGCCTCGTCGACTCCGTCGGCGACGTCGACGAACGTCGCATGGCCGACGGCATCTTCCAGGTCTACGCCGACGACGACGACGAGTGGTGGTGGCAGTTCGTCCGCCCCAACGGCACCGTCCACGCCGAGGCGGCCCGCAGTTTCGGCACGCGACACGAGGTCGAGTCCGCCGTGGAGGACGTCAAGCCGGCCGCTGCGAGCGCTCCCGTCGAGACGATCGGCCGCCTGGCCGTCCTGCTCGATCCGGAGGACTGGTCCTGGGAGCTCGTCGACGAGGACCGCGACCGCGTCGCCGTCGGGACGGTCACCTACGACGACCGCGACGCCGCCGTCGACGCCGTCACGGACCTCCAGCGCCACGCGGCCGACACGACCGTCTACGAGATCCGGGACGCCGCCTTCGACTGCTACCGCTCCGACGACGGCTGGACCTGGCGGCTGATCGACGACGACCACGACGCGATCGCCCGCGCGCCCGAGACGTACGGCGACCTGGCCGCCGTCGAGGACGCCATCGACGCCGTGGCCCGGGCCGCGCCCGACGCCGAGTTCGTGGACTACGACGACGCCGCCTTCGAGCTCTACGACGACGAGGACGGCTGGACCTGGCGGCTCGTCGACGAGGACCGGGCCGTCATCGCCGCCGCCGCGAGCCACTACGAGGACCGCCAGGCGGCCGAGGACGACCTCGACGAGGTGCACGAGGAAATCACCGGCGCCAGCGTGATCGAGATCGACTCCGCCGCCTTCGAGTTCCACAACACCGACGACGGCTGGCGCTGGCGGCTCGTCGACGAGCAGGGCAACGAACTCGGCGAGAGCGTCGAAACCTTCGAAACCCGTGCCGAGGCACAGGAGCAACTCCAGACGGTCAAGGACCTCGGTCCCGACGCCTGGGTCTCCATCGCCGAGTGA